The Prevotella herbatica genome contains the following window.
TACTATCCGTAGCGTAGGAGTTATGGGCGATGAGCGAACATACGAACATCCTGTAGCATTGCGTGCTGTTACTAGTATGGATGCAATGACAGCAGATTGGGCTCACCTTCCTTATGATTTCATGGCCAAAGTGTCAAATGAGATTATTAATAAGGTTAAGGGTGTGAACAGAGTATGCTATGACATCTCTTCAAAACCACCATCTACAATAGAATGGGAATAAAATTCTTCTATAAATAAAAAATAGCCTCAATCTTTTGGTTGAGGCTATTTTGTTTATTAATATGTTTTATTAGAACTGATATCCTACAATAATTCCGGCAGTGATATTAATCGTATTTATTTTAAAAAGTTCATCAAGAACCTTTCCTAAATCGTTGTCAGACTGATACAATTTCTTGAAACCGCTTTCCATAAAAGCTCCAAGTTTGATCTTGTTTTTGTAAGTGTATTGTATTTCTGAATCAAATCCGTAATCCCAACGGCTTGTTACCATACCGTTAATTTCAAACGGACTATACTTTGTCTGACTCCTAATGCCATTCTCTATTTTTGTCATAGTTCCACTTCCGTTAGTTCCGTAAGCGATATAAGGACCTACAAGAATCTGCCATTTGCTGTTGACGGCATTAAGTCTGCCAATCCTAATGCCTAGTCTTAATGGCAAAGTGATGTAATTTGCATGGAAAGAAGACTCTTTGGAATATGTATGTCGTGTTTCTCCCTCTTCATAACTATAATTTTCTTTTGTTACTCTGTGTCTGTTTGATAAATACAATCCTGGCACAACAGATAACCTGCTTGATATAGGAATGTCTGCATTACCACCTATGCGCCATGAAAAATCTGGTGAATACTGTGGTCCTGCTTCAACGCTAAATTTAGTTTGTGAGTTCATGTCTGTAGTTGCCATTATCATCAATAATGCAATAATTACTTTTTTCATTTGGTTATTTATTTGTTATAATCTCACAAAGTTAGTAATTATTTTCAATTATCTTTGTCTGTATTCTGTTTTTCTTTCAATAGGTCGCGTATTTCAGATAGCAACTGTTCTTCTTTTGAAGGAGCTGCTGGCTTCTTGACTTTATTGTTATTAGTGATTTTATTTATTGTCTTAACGATTAAGAACACACAGAATGCGACTATGACAAAGTTAAGCATAGCTTGTAGAAAATGCCCATAGTTGATAGTTACAGAAGGAATCTTTTCCATTCCGGGAATGTATACAGAAGGCAATTTGAATTTTAAGTCAGAGAAGTTTACTCCTTTGATAAGCCAACCAATAGGTGGCATGATGATGTCATCAACAATGCTACTTACTATTTTGCCGAAAGCTGCACCGATGATGATACCGATAGCCATGTCTACAGCATTGCCTTTGACGGCAAACTCTTTGAATTCACTGATGAATTTACCCATAAATATACTTTTTAAATTAATTACTAAATGTTTTTTTGTAATATAGAGTTGTCACTTTTGGATACAACAAAACTAAAGTTTGTTATAAGGTCTAATGAACTCGCCTTTTTTATATAAATTAATATAGCTTTGAAGTGCAAATATAGAAATAATTTTGTATCTTTGCGCTCGGAAATACGAAAAAAAGCAATGCGGTGTTATATTTTTGATGTTTCGACAATAACAAGTTTCGCTGCTATTTGCTTAAATAGGTATTAAGTTTAAGGATATATATTTTTAACCCTTTAAAATATAAAAGTAAAATGATTAAAATTGGTATTAACGGTTTCGGTCGTATTGGCCGTTTCGTTTTCCGTGCAACTCTTGAAGAGGCAAACGCAAAAGATGTAGTAGTTGTAGGTATCAACGACCTTTGTCCTGTTGATTACTTGGCTTACATGCTTAAGTACGATACAATGCACGGTCAGTTCCAGGGAACTATCGAGGCTAATGTTGAGAAGTCTCAGCTAATCGTAAACGGTAACGTTATCCGTGTAACTGCAGAGCGCAACCCAGCTGACTTGAAGTGGGACGCTGTTGGTGCTGAATACGTTGTTGAGTCTACAGGTCTTTTCCTTACAAAGGAGAAGAGCCAGGGTCACATCGACGCAGGTGCTAAGTATGTAGTTATGTCAGCTCCTTCTAAGGATGATACTCCAATGTTTGTTTGTGGTGTAAACTTCGACAAATATGTTAAGGGTGCTAAGTTCGTTTCTAACGCTTCTTGTACTACTAACTGTCTTGCTCCTATCGCTAAGGTTCTTAACGATAAGTTCGGTATCGCTGATGGTTTGATGACAACTGTTCACTCTACAACAGCTACTCAGAAGACTGTTGATGGTCCTTCTGTAAAGGATTGGCGTGGTGGTCGTGCTGCTTCTGGCAACATCATCCCTTCTTCTACTGGTGCTGCTAAGGCTGTAGGTAAGGTTATCCCTGAGCTTAACGGTAAGTTGACTGGTATGTCTATGCGTGTTCCTACTCTTGACGTATCTGTTGTTGACCTTACAGTTAACTTGGTTAAGCCTGCTACATACGCAGAGATTTGTGCTGCAATGAAGGCTGCTTCTGAGAAAGAGCTTGCTGGCGTTCTTGGTTATACTGAAGAGGCTGTAGTTTCTTCTGATTTCCTTGGTTGCCCATTGACATCTATCTTCGACGCTAAGGCTGGTATCGCTCTTACTGATACATTCGTAAAGGTTGTATCTTGGTATGACAACGAGATTGGTTATAGCCACAAGGTTGTTGAGCTTATCAAGCACATGGCTAAGGTTAACGGTTAATTCTCGGTTAATCCTATCCAAAAATAAAATTACTGCCGTTCAGCATTGCTGAACGGCTTTTTTTTTATAATTTTGTACCATGAATAAAATGATTACCATTCTAGGACCTACTGCCAGTGGAAAGACAAGTCTTGCCGCAGCTCTTGCTTTTGACCTTGATGCCGAGATTATAAGTGCTGATAGCAGACAGGTATATAAAGGTATGGATATAGGCACAGGAAAGGATTTAGATGACTATGTTGTGAATGGTCGCCACATTCCTTACCATCTTATAGATATATGTGAACCTGGTAGCAAATATAATTTATTCAGATATCAGGAAGATTTTATGAGTGCCTATAATGACATAACGGGTAGGGGAGTGACTCCTATCCTATGTG
Protein-coding sequences here:
- a CDS encoding outer membrane beta-barrel protein, yielding MKKVIIALLMIMATTDMNSQTKFSVEAGPQYSPDFSWRIGGNADIPISSRLSVVPGLYLSNRHRVTKENYSYEEGETRHTYSKESSFHANYITLPLRLGIRIGRLNAVNSKWQILVGPYIAYGTNGSGTMTKIENGIRSQTKYSPFEINGMVTSRWDYGFDSEIQYTYKNKIKLGAFMESGFKKLYQSDNDLGKVLDELFKINTINITAGIIVGYQF
- the mscL gene encoding large-conductance mechanosensitive channel protein MscL, giving the protein MGKFISEFKEFAVKGNAVDMAIGIIIGAAFGKIVSSIVDDIIMPPIGWLIKGVNFSDLKFKLPSVYIPGMEKIPSVTINYGHFLQAMLNFVIVAFCVFLIVKTINKITNNNKVKKPAAPSKEEQLLSEIRDLLKEKQNTDKDN
- the gap gene encoding type I glyceraldehyde-3-phosphate dehydrogenase, producing MIKIGINGFGRIGRFVFRATLEEANAKDVVVVGINDLCPVDYLAYMLKYDTMHGQFQGTIEANVEKSQLIVNGNVIRVTAERNPADLKWDAVGAEYVVESTGLFLTKEKSQGHIDAGAKYVVMSAPSKDDTPMFVCGVNFDKYVKGAKFVSNASCTTNCLAPIAKVLNDKFGIADGLMTTVHSTTATQKTVDGPSVKDWRGGRAASGNIIPSSTGAAKAVGKVIPELNGKLTGMSMRVPTLDVSVVDLTVNLVKPATYAEICAAMKAASEKELAGVLGYTEEAVVSSDFLGCPLTSIFDAKAGIALTDTFVKVVSWYDNEIGYSHKVVELIKHMAKVNG